The Setaria viridis chromosome 6, Setaria_viridis_v4.0, whole genome shotgun sequence genome includes the window TTATAAACTCTAGTCAATCCAAATAGAGCTTACAAAAACAGTTTTTATAAACTCTAGTCAATCCAAATAGAGCTTTAAAAACCTGACTCGAGACACTGAAACTGAAATGGTAGTTCTACCGATTCATGTAAAAAGATCAACTATAATTACCAAATTTAGACATTTGACAATAAATACCGAGTCATTGACTCATAACTTGTACTAGTAAATtgataattttaaaaatattgtcAAACCTGTCATGGTTCATTCATTGCATGAACAAAATTATTTGACTCAAAAGTCAAATTTCCAACTCTAATTGTTTGTGTAGGATAAATCTTTAATTGTTTGTGTAGGATAAATCTTGCTTGTTTGCATTCTCCTAGGACGGAGTGGAAGACGTACAGATGCAGAAGATCTAAGTTCATAAAGAGAGATAAGGAAGAAGATTGTTCCCACAAGTAGCTAACCGAAGAACGGAGCTCTAAGGCTTTGGTTTGTTGATCAAAGAGATGGAAGTGGTCCAAAAGTGAAAAAACAGTGCCTTTTTTCCACGCTCACACATGGGCCCATTCTTCCATCTTTCCTACACAGTGAAAGGAGGCATGAAGTCACGAAGTTCTCTTTTGCCGTTAGGCTTAGCAATTAGCAGCGGTGACTTTTGTTTTGCCCTTCAAATCTCTGTTTAGGAAAAGCTAGCGTTCATGGAACAATAGGCATGTGCTGTTGACCATGACATCCACCTTGCATGTGGGGTCAAGCACCAGCCAGTAATTTTGGAAGAATAACATGTGTAAAACCCAGCCATTTTATATTTTCCTCTGAAAGCACCACCTTGTTTCATAGGTTTCGCACGGCAGTCTGAGTTTCTGAGCATGTCAAAGTTATGAGAAAATATCATATCATCCAATCATTCTTCTATActacttttaaaaaaaatttcatcTATGCTTCATCAATCCAATAAAGATGTCATcaaaattttataaatatagATTAACTACCAATCACATGTATCTATATATGTCCAAATATTATGCAATCATTTTTGGATTCTCTAGGGTTGCTCTCAAGCAGGGATGAAGCTAGAAAATTATCAAAGAGGGGGCCAAATAATGGTAtccttgtaacaaaacagcacaaACACCTAAACATTCAACAAAATTACTTTGTATATACATCTGTATATAAGGTTATAGATGAGCCATAAGGGGGCCATGGCTCCCCTTGGTCCCCCTACTGGCTACGCCTCTGCTCTCAAGAGATCTAACCCTTGCTTTTGACTTGAATACGACTATTCGAATTATGGAATAGCCGAACTAACGATATCTAAAATAGTGCTAAATAGTGCTAGCCACATATAGGAATCTATGGTAGTGTTGGTGACAACTCCAAATGGTAAAGTATTATAAGGTCACGTATAAAAGAGGGTTGAAGAGGTGGCAATGCTTACACATGATAAAGAAAAAAGCAGAGAACTTTTATATATATAGTTGTCGTGGATCTTAATGTTATGATTTAACGATAAAAAATGTGGATACTTTCTTCTTTAGGAGAAAAGACATGGAAAAACATTGTGCAGCATTAACAAACAAGAGGTTGCAAAATTGCTCAAGATAGAAAGGATTATCTCTCTTCAACAGCTAAATTGGGTCCACATCACTATGTTCACCATGCTCACCCTCACTTGAAAGAGTATTGCAATTTGCAAGGGACTCCTGACGTAAATTGAAAAGGAACGATAAGCATTTCAGACCTCCATTCCACAACTACGAATGAGGAGGAGGGCAGCGGCAAAGCCCAAGGCAGAGTTATCAGGCCCCTGGTCCACCGTGCACCGCACCACGCGCGGCACAGGTGACACCGTGACAGGCCCGCCTACGGCCACGGCCGCTTTGACCTCCGACGCCGGGGGCCACCCGCCACTCCCTCGCCTCTGCGCCGCATCACGTGCAgccccccggccccgccgcatCACACACACCCCGGGGGGGCCTTGCGGTCATTTCGTCCGCCCGGCCAACCAGCCACCGCCGATCGTCGCCGTCTCGGGTGGGTTCGCACGTGCGGGTCTTCCATGGCCGGAGCCGCCGGTCGGGCGTTCCCGGGACCGAGTCCCACGACATCGGCCCGGCTCTTCCACCGATGGCGCCCGCCCACCCAAGCCCGGCGCGCGGCAGCTTCTATTCCGACGCACGCGCCCATCCCCATGGACCATGGTGCCATCCAGCGTGCCGTTGGAGCAGCAACCACCGGTGGTCTCCGTGCCTCCGAGAGCCTGGAGGTACGTAAACGCAATGGACAACAGCACGGATTGCAGTGCAGGGGATTGCCTTGTTCGCCATGTTGAAAAGGCACCCACTGCACTCGGTCCAGTTCTGATTCAAGATGTCGCCCTCAGGTCTGCTTGTAAAACATGAAATTTCACTGGGATTTGTGCAGTCTTTCACTCTTTCCTACAAAACATTCCATATTCGCGGAGCCTGAAAGGAATCCAAGCATTCCAAAGTCCAAACAAAGCTTAAACTTGCCAAGAGCTCTGCCGTTAGGCGATGCTATTTGTCCTGCAGTATACTAACAGAAATACAGAATGTTCAGAATGCAAGTCGGAACATGGAACCAACCATGAACCATACAAGGATAGCATAGAGAGAAAGCTGTCCACAAGAACTCATTCATTTTCTCATTTCTGCTGTCTCGGGCTCACAGCAATCTTGTCCACTGTAGGATGTTTTCTCAGACACAGTTACCACTTACCAGCTTAAGCAGGGCATGAAGGCAACAGTTATAAAAAGCAACGCGCCAATGACAACATCGGAACCAACCCCTATCAACCTAAGCAATGCAGAACCTCAGCGTACTCTAAAGCCGGCCGTAGAACATAACTAGCTCAAACCTAAGATGAACTGAGGCACATTAGCAGCtatcacctacacaacacagtAACGATCTCACAGGCAGGTCATTCACAAGCAAAAGTGGGCTTCTTTTTTCTTCGGTAATCTAGTAATCATCGTCTTCGATCCAACCATTTGATGGCCCTTGATGGACTGCCGGATGTCCCATGCCTTGGGATAGGAACTGACGAGAGGTGTTGCAACCTTGCCGAAAGCGCAGTCCGGGGAAGGTGTTTCTTGGTGGCAGAGTTCTAGCATTATGTCTGGCTGCAGGCCGCGACTCCTCTGGCTGCTCACACGGGGAGTCAGCTTCGGGTGTCACCTCTGGAGGTGTAGTGTCTTCCGTCAGTTGATGCTGCATGCCAGCTGCAGGCCTGTCCACCGGTGGTGCATCGCTCAGCTCACCCTCCTCCAGGATTGGAGAGTCTTCCACCCTCCAATATTGAACTCCAGCTGTGTGTCCACCTGCCTGTGATGAATCTTCAAGCAAATGGTATGGACCAGCAGCTGATGTTACCTCGTCacaatcagcagcagcagctggttcCTCTGGCAGTGCACTTCCAACAGCATTACAGGCTTGGGAGTTGGTGTCTCCATGCTTTGAGATTGATGAAGCTTGATCTTGTCTTTCACAATCAGTTTCTGACAGTGAAATGCTCATATCGGATCCGACACCCATTTCTAGAAGATGCGCATAGGTCGGATCACTCCTTCCTGGGGTTTCATAGTTGCAAGGCTGCCGTGATCGGCCATTGGTATCATTCCAGTAGTCCCCTAGTGAACTTGTTGGGTCATGGTATGTGTCAGACAATAGCTGCTCCAAAACAGAGGCGGGCGGGATGCCTGCACCCTCTGCATCATCCGTCTCCACATGCCCTGCGGCTGGTACAGATGGACCATCAGCTACCTCCCTCTGCCAATCACCAGAGAATGCATTTTCGCTGGGGAGGTGCCCCATTGATTTGGCGATCTCTGAGTGCCTCTTAGCCCAATCACTACGGCTCCACAGAGAAAGCGGAGGTGGTGACATGTTCCATTGTTCCATCACCTTGTTCTCAGCATCAAGAGATCCGGGCAGATAGAATGACTACATAATTTGCCAACAGAAAGTGTCAGTTAACAATATAGCAGCATTCTGAAGGTAAGATCTATCTCAAGGAGACTGTCCAGAAGTACCTTTCCCGAGAGCTGCTGCGAATCCTGCCATATTAGCTCATATGGTGGGTATTTTTTGTCCAATCTATCCAACATCAAAAATGGTATTAGAGATCAATTGccgcaaaaaaaaatgcagataTATAGTGAGAGAGGACACCTTTCAGTTTCCTTGGGAACAATAAGTATTATAAGCTTTGGCTTGAAAGTGAGGGCTTTGTTGATGAACTGGTTTGCAAGAGAGGCTTTAAAACCAAAGGGAGGATTTAACCCCATGATCTGTAGATTACAACGGGTGTTGAGCATAAATAGCTGAGACACTGTCTCCAATGGGATGAGAGCAATTCATGAGTTACTGTGATCATACCAATCGGCATCCTGTCGGCAATTCATCTGGTTGAACAGTCATCCAGTCTCGTCTCTCAAAACTAAAATCGTTCTAGAAAATTGAAGATAATGTTCTACATGTCAGCTGCGCTAGATCATTTTAACAGAGCAAGATTTGGAAGGAAGCAGCAAAAGCTATCAGGTTCTAATTGAGGCCTTCTCTAGTCTGTACCTTAATCAAAACTTAAACATCAACATATATGGTTGATTGACTGTTTGTTAAATATTAAAGACACGattaaacaaacaaaaaaacgGCCAATGCAAAAAATTGCAGGTGTACTACCTTTGGTTGAATGAGATCATAATTTTTGTAGAAGCAATTTTTTCCAGAACCTTCTAACTTTTCCTTCAATAACAAGCTAAAATCGTTTGAACCACAGCAAAAGTCAACAACCTGTAAAGAATAACAATAGACGGCACTGTAAGGTTCATGACAAATGGCATTTGTTATCTATTGTGATCAGTTCTGCTGAACAGTAAATTTTGAAAGCTCGTGTAAAATGAACGCAGGGATAGAAATCAACAAGCTTCTTTCCTTGAGCATCAAAACCATTATCACAAAGATGAATTAAAGCAAGATATTCAAAGAACAGAAACATGCTATAATATCTGCAATGAAATAGAAGCATGGTGATTAACCTACATGTGGCCCATAAAGTTGTTTGCAGTTTATTGTAAACTGAACTAAGATGTAAAAATTGCAGTCTCTCTCGTAAAGTGAAGAACTGCCACCTATGACAATGTTTCTCTTAAGTACTGCtattttccaacatttttcaGCTATATACTAGATTGCCAGAGTCATCATTCTGTACCTAGACCTAGGAGTCAAAATTCATTATGGATAGAATATATCATGTGCAATAGCCTTTTCTTCGTCAGAGAATATTCCTTCATCAAATGAACTGAGCAAAATGTATTGCATATatcatgaaaaaagaaaatataaaaaaagGATCACAAGGCAGCACATAGCTTATACATTCATCAGAGCCCAATCTTATACTATAACTAAACAAGGGCCAGCCAAATTTACATGATAAAATGAGAGAAGATATTTACCGTGTCACCACTTTGAATATACCACTGTAGCTTATCAACAATCTGCACATATTTACAGGAGTTACTTTAATAGCACAAAAAGATACTGCATTCAAAAAAAGGAATTGAACTAGTGCATACATTAAAGTCAGTTCCAAAATGGTAAATAACAAGAAATTAGCCTGAAGTCTAAAAGCTATGTGTAAAAAGTACCAGTATAACACGGAATAAATCTGCCGTCAGTTGTACAGTGTTCTATATATATAACATTATAAATGGAACCACACCTAAGTTGACCTAGGAAGGTTCCTGTTCCTTGCATCAAATTCTTCCCAAAGCTACTACAGAATAGTGGTTTTAGATAAGGATTATTTGATCCTACAACCACAATAGATTTTTGTTCAATTCTCGTATTCAAGGCACAGTATCCAAATGCAACAAAATGATGTACTGAAGACAAACATTCAATGTGGATTCCAATATTCCAGTTGTGTAGAAAAGCATTGTCCTACATTAGAAGACACTATCATTTATATCAATGCTCTTAATCAATTTACAAAAACATGTTCAACTCCACTGAATTTATTACCTACTATAAATTGGAATACAGTGTACAAGTCATTTTTCACATaaggagtactccctccatttcaaattactattcattttggcttttatagatacatcacttttgctatgtatgtaGACATAGTATATGTATAGGTGCATATCAAATGCTATGTActtagaaatgccaaaacgaatagtaatttgggacggagggagtacaaagtTTGCAATTGGCTATAATTTAACAGTGATGTCAAAACTTATCAAAATTGAGTGATCCTAAACTCCAAACCAAACTGGCAACCATAGTACATGTACTCAGAAAAAAGAATGTTCAAATTATGTTCCAAATTCGTTTTTGGAGTATGGATGCCAATTTGTCAGTCCAACCACATGTCTACCTGTAAATGTTCATGATATAACGCTATCCCAAAGTGATAGTGTGATGCATTGCTTCCAAGagaacagaaaagaaaagatcgACAAGTACAACATAAAGATAATCATGTCTTGTTTTAAGCACTAATAGTTGCACCTACCAGCTGGAGTTTATCCAGTTTCGTGAAGTGGCGGCCATAAGATGTATAGCGCATGCCATGAAGAAACGGTGCGAGAAATATGTTCAACTTGTTCTGTGGACAATAGCTCACGTTATAATGGATATTAAACTTTAAAATTAACACAAAAAATGCCATGTTTCACCAGGCTTAACCACTCATTGCACCTTTGCATATGTCACTATACACAATAAAAAATATTCTACAACTATCTAGTGTTGTAATCAGTTTATCTCAATGTTTCAGTAATAACCCCTCAAGAAAAAACGATGCTTGATGCCTTTTACTTCTTACAGTCTTCATGGTAGTAATAAGGTAACCAAGTCAAGTAGTCTAAAAAATAAGAACTAGAACATGAGTACATTAATATATGGATGCAATCAATTGATGTGTATTTGTAAAAGAACAGTACTAAACCATAATTTGTGTAAGAAAAACAGAGCAACCAGGAGGAAATTCCATCATTTCCTTGTACCTTCCACTTTGCAAGTTGAAAAAGATCACTAGGTGTGCAGACAGATTTCGCATCTTCTATGCATGCACCATTTTCCAGCATATGCAGAGCAGCTTTAACAGCCTGCACGGAAAACACATAAGAAACAACCAAATCCACGGCAGTTTTTCGGTTCTAAGTATAGCAAAGTACCTCAACAGATCTTTCCACCTTTCCCAGTGTAATGTCATCGGCATTATGCAGATGTGGTGCATGTGTAGATGGTACCACTAGCTTTTTTTGTACATCCTCCATTGTAATAGCAGCTGAAGTTTTTTGTGCAAACTCATATATTCTAGAGAGAAGGGCGGTGTCAGTGGATGCAGATCATGGAAAGAAAAGGGGTACAGCAGTATTAACAAAATCACAACTCGAACAAATACTGGAACCACATAATGCCACGGTTGCATTCACACAAAATATTTGATATGATAATTGGCACAGAAATAATCATAAACAGAATAAACATGATGGTTATGATCTGAGAGCTTTAAGCATAGCTTTTCACTCATTAAAGCTTCTTAAGCTTGTAATAAATGACAGTTCCGCTTGTGTAACATGACAGTAGCACAGAGCAAATCTTaggtttttttttaataacacTGAAACAAATATACACAAATTCCGAAGTATCTTAAAGCAAAAGAAACTGAGCACCCACTGTGCTAACAAACATAACTCATTGACTTCTCATAACCTCCAAAACATGCAAACACTGAATTAACAGAGTTATCAACAAAAGTATATACATAagttttcaaaaagaaaagtatATACATAGTTGTTCTTGGAGTTTCTTTATACAGTGATTCCAGTAATTTTGTGTGTGGAAAGTTGACACCATCAAAACTTTATTTCGTAACTGAAGAAATGCATCTGAACAAGAAAGTTATCCGTTCAAGAGAATAAAAAGATCTGAGTGATAGAGAAAACGAAAACAAACAGCAGTAAACAGAGGGATAGCCTTACCTCATATCAGTGTATCTGTCAATCTCAGGGAATGAGCTAAATGGGAGCTTTGACATAACTACTGGTTTTTCCATAACTACAGATTTTTCTCCAGACACGGGCACTTTCCTCCTTTTATTCATAAAATTGCTGAATGAAGAACGTTTCACCATACCAGAACATCTTTTAACACCAGGCAACGGAGCAGAAGGAAGCTCATCAATACGCCGTATCTTCACTATCTTTTTGTTCATTCCATTTACATAACTGAGGGGTTTCTTGATAGCAGCAGGTTTCTTGATAGCAGCAGGATCCTCAGGAAACTTGATATGATTTCTTGCAGGGGTTCTATGTTTTGGATCAATATCATGCTTCCTGGACAAATAAAGTCTAGTCAGAAACTCATTGGTTAATAATCAAATTAGCAGAGCTAATTAACTGCAGAAAACAAATCATACAGGCAATATATCAAGATACGATTGTTGGGAAGAAGATCTTCCCATGCCCTTTGGAAAACACATTGACCACTCTCAGTGATGTCCTCTAAGGCAATGTTCCTGTGGATAGGTCAATATATATTGAGATGACTGTAGATGGAATGCAAACTTCTATGGGAAAATATGAAGAATGAAAAATAAGTGTTTAATGCCTTGGCAAACATCTTCTATGATATGCCTTCGGGCACCGCCGACAAACAGCAAACTGCAGTTCCTTGACCTCTTTGTTTTCACCGTACTTGCAGATGTCACATTTGTGGAGCGGACAGGCAAATTTTGCCCCACTGGCTATCTTTGATGTATACTCAGTTGTTTTGGCTTCATTTTCAGGGAAGAGTAACTGGGCAACACATTTAGCATGATAGAAGTAACCACAAGTTGCAGAAGCACATGGAAACACCTAAAAGAAATAAGGATGTTAAACAAAAAGCCTTGAGAAGCATTTGATGGTACAACAGAAAGAAGCACTAGTAATAATACCATATTTTATAATTATACTTTTAAAGTTATCAGCCAATTAGTCTATGAATGATTTTTCACGAAAGGGATTAACCTCGGGAGGATCAGTTTTAGCTGAACCCAAACACCCACAAGCAAAACATTGATATCTTTCGTACTCACAATTCTTGCATATAAAAACTTTCATCGCCTGTAAATACGCATAATTCATCAAAGGATGCCCACAGCAGATTAGACGATATATTAAGTCAATAAAATTAACTTGTTCAATGTGAAAGGATCATGATAGGTACATTGAACTGCTGCCTGCTGTAGCCTAAGGTTGCACAACCGTCGCCTGAATCTTTAGTTGCATGAAACGACCTCAGACACCTGCCTTCACAGCTGCAGGAAATCGTAGAAAAAGCCCACTTCATGAATCAGAAACAGTGAATGAACATTACAAGAGGGTGTTATCTAACATGAAAATATAATCATTGATGTTACATGCCATTACAAGTAGAATTTGGTGTGTGTTCTCTTCAAAAATTACAGCAGACAACTACAAACAGGATATTAATGTTGGACATAAAGGTGAAAAGTGAATCTATTGAGATCATATACAAACAATAAACTCATATTAGGTAACAAAAAGAATGTAAACGAGTTTCAAACATAACCAAGAATTGTTCAGTGAATCATCAATTTCGTTACCTCACATGTCAAATAACTTTAAATGAGGCTGCAAAAAGGTCCAAATCAGCTACACTAAAGAGCTGGAAATTTCAGGCCAATGTATCTTATTCTTGTCAAACTGCAATAGTATAGAAGTGCAGGCGTGCAGCTGTAAAACAGAACTACAAAGCTAGATACCACTACATTCCCTTTTAAATCAATTTTACACCCACAGTCTATTTTTTACCATAATAACTAATGTGTGTATAAAATGTAATAACAATAGTTCTACCATTGATTAAATCAGTCATGGATTGGAGCGTTCTGAGTGTTTTTCATATCCACATATGTTGGATGCGAAGTTCGGTTCAAAGTAGATAAAAAAGAGGAAGAGTGGACACGCACCTTGCAATTTCACCTCCATTATCACATAGGGCACAAACTAAATCAACATTGGAATAAGTCTCTTCATCAGCATGCCCAGCCATATCCCTGTAGTCAACAACTCAAAATTCTTGTATGTCTTTTTTAATCTTTATGAAACCTGTTAAGGCACCAAAATAGTACACATTCAGCATCATTTTGAACTAAGCAAGTGCTCCTTTCACAACTCAGGTTCATGAACACAGGACAATATGCATATAGATTTATGACACTTATTCCTTGTTAAGTCAGCACGAGACAACAAAAGGGTTACATAAGCCCTCAGCGAAATCACTTAAATTGAAACACCAAAAGCACGAACTGCAACTAACAAGCAAAAAATCATAGGAACATTCCAACACCCTGCAGCTCCGGAAGTCAAAATGCTGACAACATAAAAGGCATAACAACTTGGGCTCAGTTTTGCATAAACTCTTTACAGCAAAATTCAATTGAGACATTGGCATTATCAGGCCACCAAACAACCCAGTTCTGCTCAAGGGGAGTGAATAAACTCTAGGAAATTTACGACATCATAAAGCCTTCAGACTGATGGGATCTCCCAGTATCCAACTCGAAGCATAAATGCAGCCACGGGTACATGGCCGTTAATACTACCCACGACCTAACGAACGATCATTAACTCAGAAATTTTcggaaagaaaaaataaagcgACGAACCCCACGCCCCTAGGAAACCAAACACCGCTACTGTTCGAAGCAACTCAGGAGAGAACCAGTGAGAATCACAGCGAGGAGACACCGGCAAGGCGGGGGAAAGCCGCCGGTGAGCTGCAGCTCAACCAGGGAAAGGCACCACCACGGAACcaccgcgccccgccgccgctgctccaagTCCGCAGGCGGAGGCGCCGGTGAAGTCGGAGCCGTCGACAGGAGCCGGGTACCGCGGCAATCGATCGAGCTCCCTAGCACCCGGGCACCCTCAACCACACAAAACAGGCAAAATTCACAGTGCACGCAGAAATTTTTTTGAAGCAAAACAACTAGAAATCGCTTGGGCCACACGCACGGTACTAGTAGTTCCTACGAACCGACCAAATCAAAACTCCAGATCAAACAGACCAAAAACTTTCCACCCAAGGCGTGCGCCAAAACCCCACCAAACCGCCAGAAAACGCACCAAAAGAGCCGCAAAACGCAGGCATTCCCCACCGATTCCTCCCCGGAAGCACCTCAACCCCACTGGAACAAACCGATCGCCCAACACCCAAACTTTGCAACGAAACAAAAATCCGGAAAAAAAATAGCCACAAAAA containing:
- the LOC117859694 gene encoding protein ENHANCED DOWNY MILDEW 2, whose translation is MAGHADEETYSNVDLVCALCDNGGEIASCEGRCLRSFHATKDSGDGCATLGYSRQQFNAMKVFICKNCEYERYQCFACGCLGSAKTDPPEVFPCASATCGYFYHAKCVAQLLFPENEAKTTEYTSKIASGAKFACPLHKCDICKYGENKEVKELQFAVCRRCPKAYHRRCLPRNIALEDITESGQCVFQRAWEDLLPNNRILIYCLKHDIDPKHRTPARNHIKFPEDPAAIKKPAAIKKPLSYVNGMNKKIVKIRRIDELPSAPLPGVKRCSGMVKRSSFSNFMNKRRKVPVSGEKSVVMEKPVVMSKLPFSSFPEIDRYTDMRIYEFAQKTSAAITMEDVQKKLVVPSTHAPHLHNADDITLGKVERSVEAVKAALHMLENGACIEDAKSVCTPSDLFQLAKWKNKLNIFLAPFLHGMRYTSYGRHFTKLDKLQLIVDKLQWYIQSGDTVVDFCCGSNDFSLLLKEKLEGSGKNCFYKNYDLIQPKNDFSFERRDWMTVQPDELPTGCRLIMGLNPPFGFKASLANQFINKALTFKPKLIILIVPKETERLDKKYPPYELIWQDSQQLSGKSFYLPGSLDAENKVMEQWNMSPPPLSLWSRSDWAKRHSEIAKSMGHLPSENAFSGDWQREVADGPSVPAAGHVETDDAEGAGIPPASVLEQLLSDTYHDPTSSLGDYWNDTNGRSRQPCNYETPGRSDPTYAHLLEMGVGSDMSISLSETDCERQDQASSISKHGDTNSQACNAVGSALPEEPAAAADCDEVTSAAGPYHLLEDSSQAGGHTAGVQYWRVEDSPILEEGELSDAPPVDRPAAGMQHQLTEDTTPPEVTPEADSPCEQPEESRPAARHNARTLPPRNTFPGLRFRQGCNTSRQFLSQGMGHPAVHQGPSNGWIEDDDY